In Amaranthus tricolor cultivar Red isolate AtriRed21 chromosome 3, ASM2621246v1, whole genome shotgun sequence, a single window of DNA contains:
- the LOC130807915 gene encoding leucine-rich repeat receptor protein kinase HPCA1-like isoform X1: protein MGVLGCVLRALRIGLVLAFICFQLIITAQSQDADALKALTQGWGNLPPSWTSGDPCGNRWEGITCTNSRIIAITLSAMGLRGQLTGDIATLSELQILDLSYNKGLTGSLPQSIGRLSKLRRLILLGCGLSGKIPDSVGSLEQLIDLSLNDNNFSGEIPASIGNLKKLYWLDVANNQLSGGIPVSSGNTPGLDLLVNTKHFHFGMNRFSGTISPRLFHSKMTLIHVLFDNNRLSGSIPSTLGLVSTLEAVRFDRNSMSGDLPSNLGNLTHVNELFLSNNDLTGPIPDLTGMNSLNNLDLSNNSFDAAEVPKWLATLQSLTTLTMEGTELEGELPPEIFNIPQLQNVRLRNNRISGTFGLKGSYSGQLQTIDLQNNSISQVIVGLDYNFTLKLADNPYCQEAGASSPFCTKQQDLGSSYTTPVSCIPPRCSSDQIPSPTCKCSYPFTGTLVFRAPPAFGSTNFFTELQRDLLQKLNNFRLPVESLSLSDVSVDQFGYLNMKLAVFPAVQDHFNRTGVFSLAFVFSNQTYKPPKEYGPYVFYASTYTQFGGARSNSKSHTGIVVGAAVGGSVLLLLLVCAGGYAYYQRKRVEKAKQQANPFVSWDSNGAGGDVPQLKGARFFSLEELQKSTHNFSEANNIGSGGYGKVYRGVLNDGQIVAIKRSQQGSMQGSREFKNEVELLSRVHHKNLVKLVGFCFDKGEHTLVYEFIPNGTLMDSLSGKSGIQLDWLKRLMVTLGSARGLQYLHELADPPIIHRDIKSSNILLDERLNAKVADFGLSKLFGDTDQKGYVTTQVKGTMGYLDPEYFMTNQLTEKSDIYSFGVVMLELITARRPIQDGKYIVKEIREAKDGKNDLYSLQRVMDPILLSNTTLLVGFEKYVDLALKCVQEEAAKRPTMGEVVKEIEHIVQLAGINPNADNSSSYEVSIAGNYGHPYSDNSLFQYSGSIPLTRPELP, encoded by the exons ATGGGAGTTTTGGGTTGTGTCTTAAGGGCTCTAAGAATTGGGCTTGTTCTTGCGTTCATTTGCTTCCAACTAATAATAACAGCACAAAGTCAAGATG CTGATGCTTTGAAGGCCCTTACACAAGGCTGGGGGAATTTGCCACCAAGTTGGACTAGTGGAGACCCTTGTGGTAATAGATGGGAAGGAATCACCTGTACTAATTCTCGTATTATTGCCAT AACGTTGTCAGCTATGGGATTGAGGGGTCAGCTCACCGGGGATATTGCAACTTTATCAGAACTCCAGATTCT GgatttatcatataataaagGCTTAACAGGTTCTCTTCCTCAGAGCATTGGAAGACTTTCAAAGCTTAGAAGATT AATCCTTCTCGGCTGTGGACTTTCTGGAAAAATTCCTGACTCAGTAGGATCACTAGAGCAGCTTATAGACCT ATCTCTGAATGATAACAATTTTTCCGGAGAAATCCCAGCTTCTATTGGTAACTTGAAAAAACTTTATTGGTTAGACGTTGCGAATAATCAGCTCAGTGGGGGCATTCCCGTTTCAAGTGGAAATACACCCGGACTCGATTTGCTGGTTAATACCAAGCACTT TCACTTTGGAATGAATCGATTCTCTGGTACAATCTCCCCTCGTCTTTTTCACTCAAAGATGACTCTGATACATGT GCTTTTCGACAACAATCGGCTCTCGGGAAGCATCCCTTCCACACTAGGTCTTGTAAGCACATTAGAGGCAGT ACGTTTTGATCGAAATTCAATGAGCGGGGATCTTCCATCCAATCTCGGCAACCTAACTCATGTTAACGAACT CTTCCTGTCCAACAATGATCTAACTGGTCCTATACCTGATCTCACCGGGATGAACAGCCTCAACAATTT GGATTTGAGTAACAACAGTTTTGATGCCGCTGAAGTTCCAAAATGGCTTGCTACATTACAGTCACTGACAACATT AACAATGGAAGGCACAGAACTTGAGGGAGAGCTTCCACCAGAAATATTTAACATCCCTCAATTACAGAACGT GAGATTGAGGAACAACAGGATTAGCGGCACCTTTGGACTTAAAGGTAGCTATAGCGGACAATTACAGACCATTGATCTGCAAAACAATTCCATCTCTCAAGTCATAGTGGGACTTGACTACAATTTCACACTGAA GCTAGCCGATAATCCATATTGTCAAGAAGCTGGCGCGTCATCACCTTTCTGCACAAAACAACAGGATCTTGGCTCCTCATATACAACTCCAGTATCGTGTATTCCTCCACGATGTTCTTCTGACCAAATCCCTAGTCCTACCTGCAAATGTTCATATCCATTCACTGGAACTTTGGTATTCAGAGCTCCACCAGCATTTGGGAGCACAAATTTTTTCACGGAACTTCAGCGTGATCTATTGCAGAAACTCAATAATTTTAGGCTACCTGTCGAATCGCTCTCACTTAGTGACGTTTCTGTGGATCAATTCGGTTACCTTAATATGAAACTGGCAGTGTTTCCTGCCGTGCAAGACCATTTCAATAGAACCGGAGTTTTCTCGTTAGCATTTGTATTCAGCAACCAGACTTACAAGCCACCTAAAGAATACGGCCCATATGTATTTTATGCTAGTACATACACACAATTTGGAG GCGCGCGAAGCAACAGTAAATCACATACAGGTATTGTTGTTGGTGCTGCCGTAGGAGGTTCCGTTCTATTGCTGCTCTTAGTATGCGCCGGAGGCTATGCATATTACCAAAGGAAGAGAGTGGAAAAGGCGAAGCAGCAGGCTAATCCGTTTG TATCTTGGGATTCAAATGGGGCTGGAGGTGATGTTCCTCAGTTAAAAGGAGCCCGATTTTTCTCGTTGGAAGAATTGCAGAAAAGTACCCACAATTTTTCCGAAGCCAACAACATAGGTTCCGGGGGCTATGGAAAG GTTTACAGAGGAGTTCTTAATGATGGACAAATCGTTGCAATCAAAAGATCTCAGCAAGGATCGATGCAGGGTAGTCGAGAGTTCAAAAACGAGGTAGAGCTATTATCAAGGGTTCACCATAAGAATCTTGTGAAACTCGTTGGATTCTGCTTTGACAAAGGCGAGCACACCCTGGTCTATGAATTCATTCCAAATGGTACACTAATGGACAGTCTTTCAG GGAAGTCTGGGATTCAGCTGGATTGGCTAAAGAGACTGATGGTAACTCTCGGTTCAGCTCGGGGTTTGCAATATTTGCATGAGCTTGCTGACCCACCAATCATCCATAGGGATATCAAATCAAGCAATATCCTTCTTGACGAACGTCTGAATGCAAAAGTTGCCGATTTTGGCCTTTCTAAGTTGTTTGGTGACACGGATCAGAAGGGTTATGTGACTACACAAGTTAAAGGGACAATG GGATACCTAGATCCCGAATACTTCATGACCAATCAGCTAACCGAAAAAAGTGATATATATAGCTTCGGGGTAGTAATGTTGGAACTAATAACCGCAAGAAGACCAATACAAGACGGAAAATACATAGTAAAAGAGATCCGAGAAGCGAAAGATGGTAAGAACGATCTATACAGCCTTCAAAGAGTAATGGACCCGATTCTACTATCGAACACGACTTTACTAGTTGGTTTCGAGAAGTACGTGGATTTGGCCCTAAAATGTGTACAAGAGGAAGCAGCGAAGAGGCCTACGATGGGCGAGGTCGTCAAAGAAATAGAGCACATTGTGCAATTAGCAGGAATCAATCCTAATGCTGATAATTCATCAAGTTATGAAGTATCTATTGCAGGAAACTATGGTCATCCTTACTCTGATAATTCACTTTTTCAATACAGTGGAAGCATTCCACTTACAAGGCCTGAACTACCTTGA
- the LOC130807915 gene encoding leucine-rich repeat receptor protein kinase HPCA1-like isoform X2 encodes MGLRGQLTGDIATLSELQILDLSYNKGLTGSLPQSIGRLSKLRRLILLGCGLSGKIPDSVGSLEQLIDLSLNDNNFSGEIPASIGNLKKLYWLDVANNQLSGGIPVSSGNTPGLDLLVNTKHFHFGMNRFSGTISPRLFHSKMTLIHVLFDNNRLSGSIPSTLGLVSTLEAVRFDRNSMSGDLPSNLGNLTHVNELFLSNNDLTGPIPDLTGMNSLNNLDLSNNSFDAAEVPKWLATLQSLTTLTMEGTELEGELPPEIFNIPQLQNVRLRNNRISGTFGLKGSYSGQLQTIDLQNNSISQVIVGLDYNFTLKLADNPYCQEAGASSPFCTKQQDLGSSYTTPVSCIPPRCSSDQIPSPTCKCSYPFTGTLVFRAPPAFGSTNFFTELQRDLLQKLNNFRLPVESLSLSDVSVDQFGYLNMKLAVFPAVQDHFNRTGVFSLAFVFSNQTYKPPKEYGPYVFYASTYTQFGGARSNSKSHTGIVVGAAVGGSVLLLLLVCAGGYAYYQRKRVEKAKQQANPFVSWDSNGAGGDVPQLKGARFFSLEELQKSTHNFSEANNIGSGGYGKVYRGVLNDGQIVAIKRSQQGSMQGSREFKNEVELLSRVHHKNLVKLVGFCFDKGEHTLVYEFIPNGTLMDSLSGKSGIQLDWLKRLMVTLGSARGLQYLHELADPPIIHRDIKSSNILLDERLNAKVADFGLSKLFGDTDQKGYVTTQVKGTMGYLDPEYFMTNQLTEKSDIYSFGVVMLELITARRPIQDGKYIVKEIREAKDGKNDLYSLQRVMDPILLSNTTLLVGFEKYVDLALKCVQEEAAKRPTMGEVVKEIEHIVQLAGINPNADNSSSYEVSIAGNYGHPYSDNSLFQYSGSIPLTRPELP; translated from the exons ATGGGATTGAGGGGTCAGCTCACCGGGGATATTGCAACTTTATCAGAACTCCAGATTCT GgatttatcatataataaagGCTTAACAGGTTCTCTTCCTCAGAGCATTGGAAGACTTTCAAAGCTTAGAAGATT AATCCTTCTCGGCTGTGGACTTTCTGGAAAAATTCCTGACTCAGTAGGATCACTAGAGCAGCTTATAGACCT ATCTCTGAATGATAACAATTTTTCCGGAGAAATCCCAGCTTCTATTGGTAACTTGAAAAAACTTTATTGGTTAGACGTTGCGAATAATCAGCTCAGTGGGGGCATTCCCGTTTCAAGTGGAAATACACCCGGACTCGATTTGCTGGTTAATACCAAGCACTT TCACTTTGGAATGAATCGATTCTCTGGTACAATCTCCCCTCGTCTTTTTCACTCAAAGATGACTCTGATACATGT GCTTTTCGACAACAATCGGCTCTCGGGAAGCATCCCTTCCACACTAGGTCTTGTAAGCACATTAGAGGCAGT ACGTTTTGATCGAAATTCAATGAGCGGGGATCTTCCATCCAATCTCGGCAACCTAACTCATGTTAACGAACT CTTCCTGTCCAACAATGATCTAACTGGTCCTATACCTGATCTCACCGGGATGAACAGCCTCAACAATTT GGATTTGAGTAACAACAGTTTTGATGCCGCTGAAGTTCCAAAATGGCTTGCTACATTACAGTCACTGACAACATT AACAATGGAAGGCACAGAACTTGAGGGAGAGCTTCCACCAGAAATATTTAACATCCCTCAATTACAGAACGT GAGATTGAGGAACAACAGGATTAGCGGCACCTTTGGACTTAAAGGTAGCTATAGCGGACAATTACAGACCATTGATCTGCAAAACAATTCCATCTCTCAAGTCATAGTGGGACTTGACTACAATTTCACACTGAA GCTAGCCGATAATCCATATTGTCAAGAAGCTGGCGCGTCATCACCTTTCTGCACAAAACAACAGGATCTTGGCTCCTCATATACAACTCCAGTATCGTGTATTCCTCCACGATGTTCTTCTGACCAAATCCCTAGTCCTACCTGCAAATGTTCATATCCATTCACTGGAACTTTGGTATTCAGAGCTCCACCAGCATTTGGGAGCACAAATTTTTTCACGGAACTTCAGCGTGATCTATTGCAGAAACTCAATAATTTTAGGCTACCTGTCGAATCGCTCTCACTTAGTGACGTTTCTGTGGATCAATTCGGTTACCTTAATATGAAACTGGCAGTGTTTCCTGCCGTGCAAGACCATTTCAATAGAACCGGAGTTTTCTCGTTAGCATTTGTATTCAGCAACCAGACTTACAAGCCACCTAAAGAATACGGCCCATATGTATTTTATGCTAGTACATACACACAATTTGGAG GCGCGCGAAGCAACAGTAAATCACATACAGGTATTGTTGTTGGTGCTGCCGTAGGAGGTTCCGTTCTATTGCTGCTCTTAGTATGCGCCGGAGGCTATGCATATTACCAAAGGAAGAGAGTGGAAAAGGCGAAGCAGCAGGCTAATCCGTTTG TATCTTGGGATTCAAATGGGGCTGGAGGTGATGTTCCTCAGTTAAAAGGAGCCCGATTTTTCTCGTTGGAAGAATTGCAGAAAAGTACCCACAATTTTTCCGAAGCCAACAACATAGGTTCCGGGGGCTATGGAAAG GTTTACAGAGGAGTTCTTAATGATGGACAAATCGTTGCAATCAAAAGATCTCAGCAAGGATCGATGCAGGGTAGTCGAGAGTTCAAAAACGAGGTAGAGCTATTATCAAGGGTTCACCATAAGAATCTTGTGAAACTCGTTGGATTCTGCTTTGACAAAGGCGAGCACACCCTGGTCTATGAATTCATTCCAAATGGTACACTAATGGACAGTCTTTCAG GGAAGTCTGGGATTCAGCTGGATTGGCTAAAGAGACTGATGGTAACTCTCGGTTCAGCTCGGGGTTTGCAATATTTGCATGAGCTTGCTGACCCACCAATCATCCATAGGGATATCAAATCAAGCAATATCCTTCTTGACGAACGTCTGAATGCAAAAGTTGCCGATTTTGGCCTTTCTAAGTTGTTTGGTGACACGGATCAGAAGGGTTATGTGACTACACAAGTTAAAGGGACAATG GGATACCTAGATCCCGAATACTTCATGACCAATCAGCTAACCGAAAAAAGTGATATATATAGCTTCGGGGTAGTAATGTTGGAACTAATAACCGCAAGAAGACCAATACAAGACGGAAAATACATAGTAAAAGAGATCCGAGAAGCGAAAGATGGTAAGAACGATCTATACAGCCTTCAAAGAGTAATGGACCCGATTCTACTATCGAACACGACTTTACTAGTTGGTTTCGAGAAGTACGTGGATTTGGCCCTAAAATGTGTACAAGAGGAAGCAGCGAAGAGGCCTACGATGGGCGAGGTCGTCAAAGAAATAGAGCACATTGTGCAATTAGCAGGAATCAATCCTAATGCTGATAATTCATCAAGTTATGAAGTATCTATTGCAGGAAACTATGGTCATCCTTACTCTGATAATTCACTTTTTCAATACAGTGGAAGCATTCCACTTACAAGGCCTGAACTACCTTGA